The genomic segment ATGGCGGCCTTCCAGGAGGCTTTGAGTTCGTCAATCAACTGCAGCCGTTCTGCGTGAGTGAGGGGCGTGCATCCGTCGAGGCTCTCCTTCAGTTGTTCATACTCGTTCTCCTTTTTCACAGTGAGATCCTTCAGGCGTTCCAGCCGCGTTTTGTACTCCGCTTTTGTCACATCGCCCATCACGAATAGGTCCTTAAGCCGATTCGCTCCGTCACGTAACGATTCGAGTTCTCGTTCTTTGGTGTGCAGCAGATGCTCCGTTGGGAAGTCTGATTCGTTGGTCTCAACGGGCGTTTTCAGGAGTACTGCCTCGTGTTCGCGTAGACTCTCCATAACCGCTTTTTCCACGTGTTCGAGTTCGATCCCGCGATTGCCACAACAATTCCCGAATGCATCGGTCTTTTGGCACTTCTTCACGAGTGTGCGCCCGTTTGGTTTCGGCTGGAACTGCAGGGAGTAGCCGCATTTGCCGCAGTAGAGTAGGCCAGAGAGAAGATAGGTGCCACGACGGGCGTGTTTGGGCTGAATTCGGCGGCTTTCCAGCAGTGTGACGATTTCCGCGTGTTCCTCCGGGGTCTTGACGGCAGGGTGAGCATTCTCGACGACGATCCAGTTTTCACGTGGGATCACTTTGAACGGTGCAGCTTTGCGTTTCTTGTGGAGTCCACCGCTCGTTTTGCCGTATACGACTCGACCGAGATGCACTTCGTTAAGGATGAGCCGGTACAGCACGCTTTCAGACCACAGTTTTCCTTTCGGTGACTGGATGCCCTGGCGGTTGAGTTCCCAGCAGACGCCGCTACACGTGGTACCGCTCAAAATCCGGTGCTTTATGAAGTTGTAGACATCCAGTTTCTCGGGATCTACATCCAGGCTGTGGGCTTCTGAGTTATACACGTACGGGAAGGGGGCAGGACCGTTGGTCCAGTGGCCGAGTCTTGCCCCAATTTTCTTGCCGCGCTGGAACCGCTTCTTAATCATTCGATATTCGTAGCGAGCGAAGACGCCTTCAATGTCGGTGATCAGTTCCTGGTCCTCATCGTTCAGGTCGTAGACGCGGTGAGGAGTCACAACGAGGGTGTTCGACTGCTGAAGGGTCTTTTCAATTCGCGCCCGATCCTCCTTGTCGCCACGACTGAGACGGTCATAGTCCATGACGACAACTGCATCATAAAAATCGTTCTTGATGTCCTTCAACAGACGTTTGAATTCAGGGCGAAAGTCGATGCTGTCGGAGCTGCCAATCTCCCGATAAATCACATAGCGCCAGTTGTTCTTTCGGACGAGATCGGTGAGTGCGGTTTCGTGTTTGAGTAGGACATCTTCTTCACCGCCAGTATCATCGCGGCTCTTGCGCAGGTACATGGCCACTTCGTAGATCTTCTTTGGTTCCATTGCGTGTCACCTCGATTGTCAGGTTATAGTTCCGGATGTCCATCTTTGCTCTGCAGGGCGAGTGAAGTCAACGGCAGGAGATGGAGAAGGCAAGGCTTCGCAAGAAGTCGATGGGGGAGCAGAAAGGACCGTCCATAAGGGCAATTCATCGTGAGGGATGTTGATTTGAGATGTCGTGTCGGATGGTCATTTTGCAAGTAAGCCGAAGCGCGTAGCGGTGGGCATGAGGTCTTTCTTGAATTGGGATCGACGTCCGATTTGAAGGAGTCAGGAACGATCTGCACAGTCTCGTGCGACAATGAAGAATTGCACCGTG from the Ferroacidibacillus organovorans genome contains:
- a CDS encoding recombinase family protein, whose amino-acid sequence is MEPKKIYEVAMYLRKSRDDTGGEEDVLLKHETALTDLVRKNNWRYVIYREIGSSDSIDFRPEFKRLLKDIKNDFYDAVVVMDYDRLSRGDKEDRARIEKTLQQSNTLVVTPHRVYDLNDEDQELITDIEGVFARYEYRMIKKRFQRGKKIGARLGHWTNGPAPFPYVYNSEAHSLDVDPEKLDVYNFIKHRILSGTTCSGVCWELNRQGIQSPKGKLWSESVLYRLILNEVHLGRVVYGKTSGGLHKKRKAAPFKVIPRENWIVVENAHPAVKTPEEHAEIVTLLESRRIQPKHARRGTYLLSGLLYCGKCGYSLQFQPKPNGRTLVKKCQKTDAFGNCCGNRGIELEHVEKAVMESLREHEAVLLKTPVETNESDFPTEHLLHTKERELESLRDGANRLKDLFVMGDVTKAEYKTRLERLKDLTVKKENEYEQLKESLDGCTPLTHAERLQLIDELKASWKAAIDVQERNRLMKLIIGRIEYRRNGGEVDIQVKFR